Below is a genomic region from Pseudoalteromonas rubra.
AGAATGTGCCTGGTTATCTGATTGAAGTTTCTGGGCACACGGTAAGCATCACACCTAAGCTCAGTAACTATGGCGACTTTACGACACTAAGAAAGCTCTTATTGCACAATAAACCAGTAATACACTACTTATCCAAAAAGTTGCCTGGACAGGACGTCAACCCACCAACTAATGAGGATACTGCCACATACCTGAAAAAAAACCTCTACAGTTTAAGCATGTGCTTAAATCATCATATCGATACAGAAAAACAGACACTGTTATGTATTGATATCAGAGATTTTAATACTCAGGAGTATGTGGTGCCACTGAGGCTCAACTCACCTCTTAGTGTTGATCACCATATCACCCTAGCCTCTTCAGCGATGGTAACAAATTCCGATGGCGGCTCTCGTATTCAAACTGCTAAAGCGACTGTTGAACGATTAATGCCATTTGTAGGTACAAAAGTCGGGGCAATTACTCACCTGGAGCCTATTTCACAAAATAGCGACACCCCAATCATAATTTATAGAACAGCATTTTTTAAAACCCCAACCGTTAGGGCTTCAGAAAACATTGATTCACAAAGCTTTGTACAAGTTTGCTTAGGCAAAGGCGTCACACACGAACAGTCTAAGGCCAGTGCATTATGCGAAGCTGTCGAACGTAAAAATGCACAGTATGTGGGCGATGAGCTAACTCAAGTCGCACAGGCTCATCAGCTGGACGCTCGCAGTTATAGCTTTTCTCAGTTGTTACCCTACAGCGAGCTGCAGTATGCGCGCTTTGCGGACCCTGCGGACTCAGAATCTCAGCGTAAGCAAGCCGCGCTTTCCTATACTGGAGAGGCTGTCAATTGGACTGCTCTGTGGTCGCTTACA
It encodes:
- a CDS encoding YcaO-like family protein; the encoded protein is MTLNFDLIIGWQPQYKPIILNNSDIVVISTDGEVLFSNQDFPLISCIDGKRTIKSIIDEPTSHEDANHFLRYVGNFLHKGTFLQLVGPVSEYARNINNSLESDGTLNRLISKLPDTHIQITENFLCDKLNRTLSSENVPGYLIEVSGHTVSITPKLSNYGDFTTLRKLLLHNKPVIHYLSKKLPGQDVNPPTNEDTATYLKKNLYSLSMCLNHHIDTEKQTLLCIDIRDFNTQEYVVPLRLNSPLSVDHHITLASSAMVTNSDGGSRIQTAKATVERLMPFVGTKVGAITHLEPISQNSDTPIIIYRTAFFKTPTVRASENIDSQSFVQVCLGKGVTHEQSKASALCEAVERKNAQYVGDELTQVAQAHQLDARSYSFSQLLPYSELQYARFADPADSESQRKQAALSYTGEAVNWTALWSLTRDEKVFVPTVCCFANTPFEEDRFGKWHSNGCAAGNNLEEAILQALFELLERDATAIWWYNRLPRPQFELSVLDPDYLAPLHQTITAEHDYWVLDLTVD